In Chitinophaga sp. H8, the sequence TTTCTCCCAACTCATCCGGTGTTACAATTTCTCCGCGTTTGTAGTATTCCTTAAACATCTTGCCGGTTTCCTCATCATAGAGTTTCCATACTCCATTTCTTACCGAGTTGCCCATACGGATAATTTCCCTGCGCGTTTCTTCTCCGGAGATGGGGTCTATCACCCGGACAGTATCCCGCTGTCCTTCCACTTCGGTAGACAAAAACATACCTTCAGCACTGGGTTTGCCATTGGGGTAATAATATTTTGCCAGGCCATCCAGTACATTATTCTTATAGGTTTCTTCCGCCATCACATTACCAATGGTAGATGTTTTAATCCAGACGCCTTCCTTACGCCCGTTCTTATAGGTACCTTCCCAGGTATATCCTGGTTCTCCCCTTACGCCTGCCACTTCCTCTTTATATTTTCCATCCGGTTTTGCCTGTGATACTCCTTTTCCCTGTGCAAATACGCCCAGTATACTTCCCTGTAAGCATAACAATAATAACAACTTTTGCATGCACGTGAATTTTACTCAATTTAAACATTTTAATCATAAGTAAATTAAAAGGTGGAAAGCCGTGGCTTTTAGCCGTCACGTACTTTCCACCTTCAGGAATAATGTTGCGCTATTTATGCAATGTAATCGTGCCGAGCTGCGTATCTTTTCCCCTGTCTATTTTCACATCGGTGAGCGTTGTGTCCTGGTAGCCATTGGATGCATTTACAAATACACTATAGCTGCCTGTTTTAATACCACGTACTTTAAATTCTCCGCCTCTCCATGGCAGGGCATACAAAGTATCGGTGTTATTAAACACAGAAATTACCGGGAAGGCCTCCATAGGAGTAACCCTTCCGGAAAGGCTTCCCATTTTCAGGATAGTAAACACGGTGATGTAAGGACGCAGAATAAACTGCCCGTGTCTTACCTGGATAATGGAACGTTGGATATCAAAGTCGAGCCACAGGCGCAGGTTATCCGGCGACAACTCATCCCATTCGTTATGCCGTACCCTTACAATAATTTTGGACTGTCCTTTGAGCGCTTTCAGCGGATAGGAGATGCTGTCTTTGACCAATGAATTCTGGTCGCCTATCGTAATACGGATTTGCTTCAGGGAGCCTTTGGTTACGAGGCCATTTGCCAGTAACGTATCGGTACCATTGCGCAGGGTTAACAAGTCATACACACCTGGTCTGATAGCCAGGGAATCCCACACATTACAGGTGTCTTTATCACGGCGATCATGATCATCACGACGATCTTCGTCCCACCAGCAGCGGTCTTTATCGTCCCAATCATCATTGTCACCGTCATGTGAACAGGTGTCTACCAGCACTTCCACTTTACGGATGTCAAGCAATACCTTGTCAAAATAACCAGGATCATCTGACAGAAAAAGGCTTACTTTTTGTTTTCCGGGTGGGGTGGTTTGTGAGGCAGACTCATCTTTTCTGCAAGCGTGTACAATGAGCAGCACAAACGTGAGAAACGCCAGTGGCATACTCCATTTTCTGAGGTAGCTTTTCATAAATAAATGGTTTTTTTTAGATAAGTGATTGGAATACTTGAAAATGGCTTTGGCTGAAATACACTTATAACTATCTAAAACGTTTATCCTGGTGATCTTATTGCAATCAGGCTGTTGGCTATAGCCCAGGGAAACGGCACTTTTTAGATGCAGGCCAACCCGAAAGGTTTAATGCACACAAAAATAATTCCTAGTTTTGCGGCTCAACACAAAAGCGCTGGAATTATGGCTATGCATGAAATTGAAACACTGGTAGAAATGTCCGTTTATTGCCTGGACAAAAGTTCACCTTCCTCTCCTGACTGCAGAAGCCTTTTTTATAACCTGTATTGCCTGCAGGAACAATTTGATACGGGCTTCACCCATTTCCGGGTCATGGATATCCTGATCAAACACCGCTTTGTTTACACCTTACCTATTACCGATCACCCCGCTTACCCCAAAAACAAAGCCTATTTTGACCAACTGGCAGCTGCTCAGAAGTTTAGCTTTATATATGAATTCCCTCAGAAAAAATGGGACAGCGATCATAACCCTGTGGCCGGTTATGCCAGTTTTGACCAGGCTCAATCCACCTACCTCCTTTATGCAGACGCCGGCAGTATACTCTGGAAAAGCCTGGTAGACAGCAAAAAACTGCAGGGTAAAGATGCCCGGCCTCCACAGGTAATACCTGTTACTACTTTGGCCCTTATAATAGCAAAAGCGGCAGCCGCGCAGCAGGATAAAGCCTTATTAGCCATGTGGTACCAGCTGATACCTTACATTATCATGCAGGAAGATGAGGAGGATGATATGGCTGCCAATACTGACCTGAAAGCAGTATTGGACCTGGTAGTAAGCAATGAGGCCATTTTTGCGGAAGGGCTGCCTCCAGCAGATGAGCTTCCGGATGGCGGTTCTTTTGGCGACTTTTGTCAATGGTGGTATGCACCGGCCCTGGGTTTGATGAAAGCTACCGCTGATGAAGAACCGGAGATCAATCTGGATGAAATACCATTTTCAGAAAAGGTAGAAAAAAGTGCGGCCTGGTATGAGCGGGAAGTTGCGCGGATTTTGCAGGAAGTGAACACCGCAATTGCCGAACTGGAAGATCAGGGAGGGAATGAACAGCTGCAGGCAAGTATAGACGGCCAACTGAAAACAGCGCTGGAATATGCGGCACAGGGCTTAACGCTTGCACCAAATGATACGGGTTTGTTAGTCAATCAGGGCTCTGCCTGGATGTTGCTCCAACAATATGAAAAAGCACTGGCCTGCTATGATGCTGCACTGGCCAACGCGCCTGAAAATGCTTTTGTGCACCTGAACAGGGCCATCCTGTTTTTCCATATGGACCGGTTTCCTCAGGCTGCAGCTGCTTTTGAACAAACATTGGCGCTGGAACCGGAGAATGAATTTGCACAGCAATGGCTGCAATATCTTAAAAATGAAAAGCTGGGGTAATACCTGGCTCAGCATATTACGCATCATTACAGCTGATACCCTGGCCACCAACCGTAAGTTGCAGGGGCTACTGTTTTTGCAGCTTCATGATCAGCGCTCCCAGAGGTGGCAGGCGTAATAACAGGGTATATTCCTTTCCATTATAGGGCTGTTTTTGTGTAGTAAGGGGGCTGGTATTAAGGACACCACTGCCATAATAAACAGGGTCATCGCTGTTAAACAATTCTTTCCAGGTACCGGCTGTGTTAGTCCCCAGCAAATAATGCTCATGTGCTACAGGGGTCATATTCAATACCACCAGCAAGGTGTCCTCCCTTTTTGTTCCTTTACGCAGATAAGCCAGTATACTATTGTCATGATCGGCTGTGCTTACCCACTCAAAGCCATCCTGTTCAAACTGTTTGATATATAAGGCCGGTTCTGTTCTGTATAGTTTATTAATATCCTTTACAAACTGCTGTATACCCTGGTGGGGGGCAAACTTTAACAGGTGCCATTCCAGCTCGGACTTGAAATTCCATTCCTGGGTCTGGGCAAACTCTGCTCCCATGAACAGCAGCTTAGTACCCGGATGGGTAAACATATAACCGTACATTAAACGCAGGTTGGCAAACTTCT encodes:
- a CDS encoding toxin-antitoxin system YwqK family antitoxin — its product is MQKLLLLLCLQGSILGVFAQGKGVSQAKPDGKYKEEVAGVRGEPGYTWEGTYKNGRKEGVWIKTSTIGNVMAEETYKNNVLDGLAKYYYPNGKPSAEGMFLSTEVEGQRDTVRVIDPISGEETRREIIRMGNSVRNGVWKLYDEETGKMFKEYYKRGEIVTPDELGETPPETPAQPAGTPLHLPHEQTGGKKKKG
- a CDS encoding DUF4382 domain-containing protein; translated protein: MKSYLRKWSMPLAFLTFVLLIVHACRKDESASQTTPPGKQKVSLFLSDDPGYFDKVLLDIRKVEVLVDTCSHDGDNDDWDDKDRCWWDEDRRDDHDRRDKDTCNVWDSLAIRPGVYDLLTLRNGTDTLLANGLVTKGSLKQIRITIGDQNSLVKDSISYPLKALKGQSKIIVRVRHNEWDELSPDNLRLWLDFDIQRSIIQVRHGQFILRPYITVFTILKMGSLSGRVTPMEAFPVISVFNNTDTLYALPWRGGEFKVRGIKTGSYSVFVNASNGYQDTTLTDVKIDRGKDTQLGTITLHK
- a CDS encoding tetratricopeptide repeat protein, which encodes MAMHEIETLVEMSVYCLDKSSPSSPDCRSLFYNLYCLQEQFDTGFTHFRVMDILIKHRFVYTLPITDHPAYPKNKAYFDQLAAAQKFSFIYEFPQKKWDSDHNPVAGYASFDQAQSTYLLYADAGSILWKSLVDSKKLQGKDARPPQVIPVTTLALIIAKAAAAQQDKALLAMWYQLIPYIIMQEDEEDDMAANTDLKAVLDLVVSNEAIFAEGLPPADELPDGGSFGDFCQWWYAPALGLMKATADEEPEINLDEIPFSEKVEKSAAWYEREVARILQEVNTAIAELEDQGGNEQLQASIDGQLKTALEYAAQGLTLAPNDTGLLVNQGSAWMLLQQYEKALACYDAALANAPENAFVHLNRAILFFHMDRFPQAAAAFEQTLALEPENEFAQQWLQYLKNEKLG